One genomic segment of Impatiens glandulifera chromosome 6, dImpGla2.1, whole genome shotgun sequence includes these proteins:
- the LOC124941458 gene encoding pectin acetylesterase 12-like yields MGKRVVFSCLWGLLIGFFLRFVNGFQYTNLTELTLDPFHGGSVYSAAVYGGGNPLMVGLTLIQGAASKGAVCLDGTLPGYHIHRGYGSGANSWLVQLEGGGWCNTIRNCVYRKKTRRGSSNYMEKQLAFAGILSNKAEENPDFFNWNRVKLRYCDGASFAGDSEDKAAQLQFRGQRIWSAAMEELMSKGMRYANQALLSGCSAGGLSVVLHCDEFRNLFPRNIKVKCLSDAGLFLDAVDVSGGRTLRNFFNGVVNLQGVKYNLPRGCTNHLDPTSCFFPENLINNVQTPLFILNAAYDAWQIQASLAPSSADPRGYWKYCRLNNARCSSSQIQFLQAFRNHMLSSVKRFSYSRQNGLFINSCFAHCQTERQDTWFSDNAPLIGNKGIALAVGDWYFDRAGCKAIDCPYPCDRTCHNLVFKY; encoded by the exons ATGGGGAAGAGGGTTGTTTTCAGTTGCTTATGGGGTTTATTGATTGGGTTTTTTCTCAGATTTGTTAATGGGTTTCAGTATACTAATCTAACAGAGCTTACATTAGACCCTTTTCATGGCGGCTCTGTTTACTCCGCCGCCGTTTATGGCGGTGGAAATCCTCTAATGGTGGGTCTTACTCTCATTCAAGGTGCTGCTTCTAAGGGCGCTG TTTGTTTGGATGGTACATTGCCTGGTTATCATATACACCGCGGTTATGGATCTGGTGCAAATAGTTGGCTTGTTCAATTGGAG GGTGGTGGGTGGTGTAACACCATTAGAAACTGCGTTTATCGAAAGAAGACTAGGCGTGGTTCGTCGAATTATATGGAAAAACAGTTAGCATTTGCGGGAATTCTTAGCAATAAGGCTGAAGAAAATCCAG ATTTCTTTAATTGGAACAGAGTAAAACTTCGTTATTGTGATGGCGCTTCATTTGCTGGAGATAGTGAAGACAAG GCTGCACAATTGCAGTTTAGAGGCCAACGGATATGGTCGGCTGCCATGGAAGAATTGATGTCGAAAGGGATGCGTTATGCCAACCAG gCTCTTCTTTCGGGTTGTTCTGCTGGTGGACTATCGGTTGTGCTACATTGTGACGAGTTTCGCAATTTATTTCCTAGAAATATTAAAGTGAAGTGTCTCAGCGATGCTGGCTTATTCTTGGACGC AGTTGACGTTTCTGGTGGTCGAACTTTAAGGAACTTCTTTAACGGTGTAGTTAACTTGCAG GGAGTGAAATATAATTTGCCTCGTGGTTGCACTAACCATCTCGATCCTACTTCA TGTTTTTTCCCGGAGAACTTGATTAACAACGTCCAAACCCCACTTTTCATTCTCAATGCAGCCTATGATGCATGGCAG ATCCAAGCTAGCTTGGCTCCTTCTTCGGCCGACCCTCGTGGCTACTGGAAATATTGCAGGCTGAACAATGCTCGTTGTTCATCATCACAGATCCAGTTCCTACAAG CTTTCAGGAACCATATGTTGAGTTCGGTAAAGCGCTTCTCGTATTCGAGGCAAAATGGTTTGTTTATCAATTCGTGTTTTGCACATTGCCAAACCGAGAGACAAGACACATGGTTTTCCGATAACGCCCCTCTCATTGGAAACAAG GGGATTGCATTAGCAGTTGGAGATTGGTATTTTGATAGGGCAGGATGCAAAGCAATTGATTGTCCATATCCATGTGACAGAACTTGTCACAACTTGGTTTTCAAATATTGA